One genomic region from Myripristis murdjan chromosome 7, fMyrMur1.1, whole genome shotgun sequence encodes:
- the LOC115362423 gene encoding somatostatin-1B-like: protein MQLLVVLAALMGVLFSVRAAAVLPVEDRSPIHANWELSKERKELILKLVSGLLDGALDSNMLPGEASPVDLEEPLESRLEERAVYNRLSLPQRDRKAPCKNFFWKTFTSC, encoded by the exons ATGCAGCTCCTCGTGGTGTTAGCAGCTCTCATGGGGGTTCTGTTCAGTGTTAGAGCAGCCGCCGTGCTTCCTGTGGAGGATAGAAGCCCCATCCATGCAAACTGG GAACTGAGCAAAGAGCGCAAGGAGCTGATCCTGAAGCTGGTGTCTGGCTTGTTGGACGGGGCTCTGGACTCCAACATGCTGCCGGGGGAAGCGTCACCTGTGGATCTAGAGGAGCCACTGGAGTCTCGGCTGGAAGAGAGGGCAGTCTATAACAGGCTATCACTGCCTCAACGCGACCGCAAAGCCCCCTGCAAAAACTTCTTCTGGAAAACGTTCACCTCCTGCTAA
- the srm gene encoding spermidine synthase, producing the protein MDSIKEGWFTEKCTLWPGQAMSLQVEELLYHQKSKFQDVMVFKSKTYGNVLVLDGVIQCTERDEFSYQEMIANLPLCSHPCPKKVLIIGGGDGGVLREVVKHPLVESVVQCEIDEDVITVSKKYLPGMAKGFFSPKLILNVGDGFEFMKQNQDAFDVIITDSSDPVGPAESLFKESYYQLMKTALRKGGILCCQGECQWLHLELIKEMRTFCKTLFPVVDYAYCTIPTYPSGQIGFMLCSKNAETNFREPVRELSKDEVERMNLKYYNPEVHKASFILPEFARKVLSEA; encoded by the exons ATGGACAGTATAAAAGAGGGATGGTTCACGGAGAAATGTACACTGTGGCCGGGACAAGCGATGAGTCTCCAGGTGGAAGAGCTCCTGTACCACCAGAAATCTAAATTTCAAGATGTTATGGTTTTTAAGAG taaaaCCTATGGGAACGTCCTGGTGCTGGATGGAGTTATCCAgtgcacagagagagatgagtttTCCTACCAAGAGATGATCGCCAACCTCCCCCTGTGCAGCCACCCCTGCCCCAAGAAG GTCCTGATCATCGGTGGTGGAGATGGTGGTGTGTTGAGGGAAGTGGTGAAGCACCCGTTGGTTGAGTCAGTGGTTCAGTGTGAGATCGATGAG GACGTCATCACGGTGTCGAAGAAATACCTCCCAGGGATGGCCAAAGGGTTCTTCAGTCCCAAGCTCATTCTAAATGTGGGAGACGGCTTTGAATTCATGAAGCAGAACCAGGATGCCTTTGATGTCATTATAACCGATTCCTCAGACCCAGTCG GCCCTGCTGAGAGTTTGTTCAAGGAGTCTTACTATCAGCTGATGAAGACAGCCTTGAGAAAGGGTGGGATTCTCTGTTGCCAAG GAGAGTGTCAATGGCTCCATTTGGAGCTGATAAAGGAAATGCGGACCTTCTGCAAGACCCTATTCCCTGTGGTGGACTATGCCTACTGCACCATCCCCACTTATCCCAGTGGCCAAATTGGCTTCATGCTCTGCAGTAAAAATGCC GAAACAAATTTCCGGGAACCGGTGAGAGAACTGTCAAAAGATGAGGTCGAAAGAATGAACCTTAAATATTACAATCCAGAAGTCCACAAAGCCTCATTCATCCTCCCTGAGTTTGCAAGAAAG GTGCTTAGTGAAGCTTGA
- the exosc10 gene encoding exosome complex component 10, producing the protein MDSSRINVSSNSGNEGNNSATNDEEAEELCPGFKDVDSFVKYGLSAVVSATKASAGLPQAGDEYDFYRSFPGFQEFCESQGDRLLHCMSQLMQHHGCRAHMRDHNKLTGLEERFDLVVDSNDVILEKVGILLDEADGVNRSQQPVMPAGFQPPKIVVSSWNRKGSDSKRGSETFRLLHAKNITRPQLKFKEKIDNSNTPFIPKIFIKPNAIKPLPSYFTNKQIRKERPEDLDVPAALADLIHQQRTQEHVEDMFAHPYQYELDHLTVPERMLSKPEPQMYKPMAETKCSFIDTLEDLVALNEKLCRLSEFAVDLEHHSYRSFLGITCLMQISTRDEDFIIDTLELRSEMYILNEAFTDPAVIKVFHGADSDIEWLQKDLGLYVVNLFDTHQASRALNLARHSLDHLLKFFCNVDSDKRYQLADWRIRPLPDEMFQYARADTHYLLYIYDCLRVQLLDFNHGQPGLLQSVWNKSRDISLKRYVKPIFTEESYLELQRKQKRSFNTQQLTAFRLLFAWRDKLARQEDESTGYVLPNHMMIKISEELPKEPQGIIACCNPVPPLVRQQVTELHLLVKEARDIPLLKAEIGAQQKKGLTPVKKPEVTLFGPHDTSRTSESDFPPFSPDELPVKQGMLFSDDEPGKDVDMEKMKGLVASAKITLFEEVETKSKQGSLTAAQVKASQIIESFHNPFRMYLPSKDVHVNKNAKFDPSTKIYEISKRWKLQSTEQQQKEMEAKRKAREEAKELAKKVSEERNKAKQSYQESLQNVATVRQQAAESAKGGGKKRERVASEVGESTPKPSKKLMKSAEKPSKKDTAPKDDFKPFDYHQSDFKVFAGAKSKDSTQFDPNRQAYDPSKKHKNPKGPKSNSSAGNRSLSYLAGKSDRGFRHNWPKR; encoded by the exons ATGGACTCCTCGAGGATCAATGTGTCCTCAAACAGCGGCAATGAGGGAAATAATTCAGCCACGAATGacgaggaggcagaggagctgTGTCCCGGTTTCAAGGACGTGGATTCATTCGTCAAA tATGGATTGAGCGCCGTGGTGTCAGCCACTAAAGCGTCAGCTGGCCTGCCTCAAGCTGGAGATGAATATGATTTCTACCGCAGCTTCCCCGGCTTCCAGGAGTTCTGTGAAAGTCAAGGAGACAGGCTCTTGCATTG CATGAGTCAGCTAATGCAACACCATGGCTGCAGAGCTCACATGAGAGATCATAACAAGCTGACCGGCCTGGAGGAGAGGTTTGACTTGGTGGTGGACTCCAACGATGTCATCCTGGAAAAAGTG GGGATCCTGCTTGATGAAGCTGATGGCGTGAACAGGAGCCAGCAGCCTGTCATGCCTGCAGGGTTTCAGCCTCCCAAGATTGTCGTGTCCAGCTGGAATCGCAAG GGTTCAGACTCCAAGCGTGGGTCTGAGACATTCAGGCTGCTCCACGCCAAGAACATCACAAGGCCTCAGCTCAAGTTCAAAGAAAAAATCGACAACAGCAATACCCCTTTTATCCCCAAGATTTTCATCAAGCCCAATGCAATAAAACCCCTTCCTTCTT ATTTCACCAACAAACAAATCCGCAAAGAGAGACCCGAGGACTTGGACGTCCCCGCTGCCCTGGCTGACCTCATCCACCAGCAGAGGACTCAGGAACATGTTGAGGACAT GTTTGCACATCCATACCAGTATGAGTTGGATCATCTGACAGTACCAGAGAGGATGCTGTCTAAGCCTGAACCACAG atgtaCAAACCAATGGCTGAGACAAAGTGCTCCTTCATAGACACTCTGGAAGATTTGGTGGCTCTGAATGAGAAGCTGTGCAGGTTGTCTGAATTTGCAGTCGATCTGGAG CATCATTCCTACAGGAGCTTCCTCGGCATCACCTGCCTCatgcagatctccaccagagACGAGGACTTCATCATCGACACACTGGAGCTCCGCAGTGAGATGTACATATTGAATGAGGCGTTCACAGACCCAGCTGTTATCAAG GTGTTTCATGGTGCGGACTCTGACATCGAGTGGCTCCAGAAGGACCTCGGCCTTTATGTCGTCAACCTCTTTGACACGCACCAGGCCAGCCGTGCTTTGAACCTGGCCAGACACTCGCTGGACCACCTGCTCAAATTCTTCTGCAACGTGGACTCAGACAAACGCTACCAGCTCGCCGACTGGAGGATTCG GCCCTTGCCAGATGAGATGTTCCAGTATGCCAGGGCAGACACCCACTACCTCCTCTATATTTATGACTGTCTGAGGGTGCAGCTGTTGGACTTCAACCACGGGCAGCCTGGCCTGCTGCAGAGTGTCTGGAACAAGAGCCGGGACATCTCCCTGAAG AGATATGTGAAGCCCATCTTTACAGAGGAGTCGTATTTGGAGCTGCAGAGAAAGCAGAAAAGGTCCTTCAACACCCAGCAGCTCACTGCCTTCAGACTGTTGTTTGCCTGGAGGGACAAACTGGCGAGGCAGGAAGATGAAAGCACCGG ATATGTCCTGCCCAATCATATGATGATCAAGATATCGGAGGAGCTGCcaaa AGAGCCTCAGGGCATCATTGCCTGCTGTAACCCTGTACCTCCACTGGTGAGGCAGCAGGTCACTGAGCTCCATCTATTAGTGAAGGAGGCTCGGGACATACCTCTCCTTAAG GCTGAAATCGGAGCTCAACAGAAGAAAGGACTCACGCCTGTAAAGAAG cCGGAGGTTACCTTGTTCGGCCCACATGATACATCCAGGACCTCTGAGAGTGATTTTCCACCATTTTCTCCTGATG aacTGCCCGTGAAGCAAGGAATGCTCTTCTCAGATGATGAGCCAGGAAAGGAtgttgacatggaaaaaatgaaaggtCTTGTGGCATCGGCCAAAATCACACTGTTTGAG GAGGTGGAGACAAAGAGCAAGCAAGGGTCCCTCACTGCtgctcaagtgaaagccagccAAATCATCGAGTCTTTCCATAACCCCTTTAGGATG TATTTACCCTCCAAAGACGTGCATGTTAACAAAAATGCCAAGTTCGACCCCTCTACAAAAATATATGAG ATCAGTAAAAGGTGGAAGCTGCAAAGCACCGAGCAGCAACAGAAGGAGATGGAAGCCAAACGCAAAGCCAGGGAAGAAGCCAAGGAACTCGCTAAGAAGGTGTCAG AAGAAAGGAACAAAGCCAAGCAGAGCTACCAGGAGTCTCTTCAGAACGTCGCCACTGTTCGCCAGCAAGCAGCC GAATCTGCAAAAGGAGGcggaaagaaaagagagcgGGTTGCGAGTGAGGTTGGAGAGTCAACTCCCAAACCGAGCAAGAAGCTGATGAAATCTGCAGAGAAACCCTCAAAGAAAGACACAGCTCCCAAAGACGACTTCAAACCCTTCGACTATCATCAGTCAGACTTTAAAGTCTTCGCTg gTGCCAAATCAAAGGACAGCACACAATTTGATCCCAACAGACAAGCCTATGATCCATCGAAAAAG CACAAAAATCCCAAGGGGCCAAAATCCAATAGCTCTGCTGGAAACCGAAGTCTGTCCTACCTGGCTGGGAAATCTGACAG AGGATTCAGACATAACTGGCCCAAAAGATAG